In Chlorogloeopsis sp. ULAP01, the genomic window TTTGACTGATGGGTTAACAATTAGAGCGTTGTTGCCAGCACAAGATCACAAGCGTATCGGTGAAGGTGACACAGGAGAGAATACTGGAGGCATGGGAGCTTACGCTCCAGCACCGCTCGCCACTCCAGAATTGATGGAACGTGTGCAAAAAGACGTATTAGAAAAAGCGATCACGGCTTTAAGAAATAAGAATATTGACTACCGAGGCGTACTTTATGCCGGATTGATGATTACTCCCGACGGTAATTTTAAAGTTCTAGAATTTAACTGTCGGTTTGGCGATCCAGAAACACAAGTAATTCTGCCATTGTTGGAAACTCCTTTAGAAGAGTTGCTGCTTGCCTGCGTAGAACAACGATTAGCAGCAATGCCACCTATTGCCTGGAAATCAGGCGCAGCTGCCACTGTTGTTGCTGCCTCAGGAGGTTACCCTGAAGTTTATGAAAATGGTATGGTAATTACAGGAATTCCAGAAGCTGTAGCCTCAGGAGCAATTGTATTTCATGCAGGTACCAAGTTAGATAGACAACAGTTGGTCACAAATGGCGGTAGAGTGCTAAATGTTACAGGAACAGGAGAAACATTTGAACAAGCTTTAGCCCAAGCCTACGCAGGAATTGAGCGCATTCATTTTGAGGGAATTTATTACCGAAGAGATATTGGGCATCGAGTCATGACATTGAGAAACAGTTAGTAGTTAGTTGTTCTCCCCATCTCCCCGCAGTTTGAAGATATCTTGAAACGAACACTATATTGATAACTTATAGGCAGATTTGGGCGTGATATAAATAAACACGTCCAAATACGTCCCAAGCACCTTCTCAACCTATTTGTTTCAATAACTGTTAATTTTAAGTTGTTGGGGTGATTTGAATTCTTAAATTTGGATGAATGCCAAATTGGCCATTTAATCGCCTTGATTTGTTAATATCATTCCTTGATTTGGAGTACACAAACGGTGTTGACAACAAGTGAATGAAAATGCTACAGCTTCTGTGCTTGACCTTATCTTTTAGGCGGGTGTTTGGTAAATTGTACACTATATACTTTAACATTACCTACTTCAACAAAGTCGTACTTGATGCCAACGACTACCGCTATAACAACCTTTTATTAAAATGCTGGCTCCTTTAAAAACAATCCGAGAAGCGATCGCTAATTGGTGGTCAGAGTTTACCCTCCAGACCAAGCTGTTGGCTGCCGTAACTTTGGTGGTATCATTGGTGATGAGTGGACTGACTTTCTGGGCAGTAAATACAATTCAGCAGGATGCACGTCTGAATGATACACGCTTCGGTCGTGATCTGGGACTGCTACTTGCAGCCAATGTTGCCCCACTGATTGCGGATCATAATTTGACTGAGGTAGCACAATTTTCCCAACGCTTCTACAGCAGTACTTCGAGCGTGCGTTATATGCTCTATGCTGATGAAACTGGGAAAATTTATTTCGGCATTCCTTTTTGGGAACCAGAAGTTGAAACTTCCCTGACGATAGAAAGGCGAATACAACTGCCAGATGATTATGCGAGTGATGCCGATAAGCCGATGGTACGGCAACATATGTCTCCAGATGGCGTAGTCACCGATGTATTTGTGCCTCTAACGGTTGATAAAAAGTATCTGGGGGTTTTGGCGATTGGCATCAACCCCAATCCTGCCGCAGTGATTTCTACAAATTTCACTCGTGATGTCACTATTGCTGTATTTATCTCAATTTGGGTAATGGTAATTTTGGGAGGGGTAATAAACGCTTTGACGATTACCAAGCCTATTAAAGAACTATTGCTGGGGGTTAAACAAATTGCAGCTGGGAATTTTAAGCAGCGCATTGACTTGCCGTTTGGAGGAGAACTCAAAGAATTAATTTTCAGCTTTAACGAAATGGCAGAGCGTTTAGAGCGTTATGAAGAACAAAATATAGAGGAGTTGACTGCCGAAAAAGCCAAGCTGGAAACTTTGGTTTCTACAATTGCTGATGGAGCAGTTTTAATTGACAATAATATGCAGGTGATTTTAGTCAACCCAACAGCACGGCGAATTTTTGGCTGGGAAGGTGTTGAGATAGTTGGCGAGAATGTTTTGCACCATTTACCATCAGCAGTGCAAGCCGAAATCACTCGTCCTTTGTACCAAATGGCAGCAGGAGATTGTGAAAGTGCGGAGTTTCGTATTCACCTCACCCAAGGGATTCATCGCACAATCCGCATTCTCTTAACAACAGTACTTGATCAGCAAAGGGAAAATGTTAAAGGCATTGCTATTACCGTACAAGATATTACCCGTGAAGTAGAATTAAACGAGGCAAAAAGCCAATTTATTAGTAACGTTTCCCACGAACTGCGCACACCCTTATTTAACATCAAATCTTTCATTGAGACTTTGCACGACTATGGCGAAGAACTCAGTGTAGATCAAAGACAGGAATTCTTAGCAACTGTCAATCACGAAACCGATCGCCTAGCCCGCTTGGTAAATGATGTTTTAGATTTGTCTAGGCTTGAATCTGGGCGACGCTACAACTTAGATGCAGTAGATCTAGGACAAGCAATTGAACAGACTTTACGAACTTACCAACTTAATGCCAAAGATAAGGGTATTGAAATCATTCAGGAAGTAGAACCTAAATTACCTCTAATAGTAGGTCATTACGATTTATTGCTACAAGTTTTAGCTAATTTGGTTGGTAATGCCCTTAAATTTACTAAAGCAGGAGGCAAAGTCGCGATCCGTGCCTATAAGCTCACACCGCATTCCCACAAAAGCGATCGCCCCTATCGTGTTCGTGTAGAAATTGCCGATACAGGTATTGGTATTGCCCCAGAAGATCAAAAAGCTATTTTTGATCGCTTTTTCCGGGTAGAAAATCGCGTTCACACTCTAGAAGGCACTGGTTTAGGACTATCAATTGTCAGAAATATTATTGAAGACAAACATCACAGTAAAGTCAATTTAGTAAGTGAAGTTGGGGTGGGTACAACTTTTTGGTTTGATTTAGCAGTTTTTGAAGAAGAAACAGTTGTACCAGAACAACCAGCAGTTGTGGAGACTGTTACAGAAACACACACTATTCCCGCAAGTTGAAGTTTGAAAGTATCAGTTATCAGTTATCTGATTAATCAGTATGATTGATAACTGTCAACTGAAATTTAACAAAGTAATCAGTAAACACACTAATAATAAAGCAAGTAGTAGAACTAAAGTCTGATTGCGTCTGATCCAATTTTTTACAGATGTATTAAAACTTTTCGCTTCACGAATCTGCTGCAAATCTAACTTGCTCTGTTCTATATTTTGATACAGTGTACACTCTTTAGCGTAGGGGCGTTGAGGAAAATTACAAGTGTCGTCGGCATGATAGGTACAACTTTCACAAAGATATTCGTCTTTACCAGCCCGGTGCAGAGGAATACCAGGATGGCCGTAAGCTTTTAGTTGAGTACGACAATAGGGGCAGGTAATAGCCTGCGGGCTAACTTTTTGATGACAGCGAGGGCAAGTAGCAGTGTCCACAGCCTAGATGTCAAGAAATGAACATTATGATTCTAGCTATTTACTAGAAGAATGGGGTAAAAACACTCGATCAGGGAATTCCAATGTTCGGTAAAAAGGTTCTCAGGTGCTGTTATAATTGCTGTTTCTCTACTTTGTCATATGTCGTAGCGCTGATGCAGAAGGATATCTAAGCGCTGCTATCAAAGCTTGTCGTTCAACGACTCGTTCATCGTGATTAAAATCTAGAATTCGTGCCGTCACTTCTCCAATGTCTGTCAGTGGTTGAATCACAGCTTCATCTAGTTGAAAGTGTTCTCCCCAAAAGTCTCTACAAGAATTGAAAAAGCGATTAGATTTAAAACTCACGCAGATGGGTGATTATATCTAGTCGTTAATGCTATTCGCCAAGCTGCCTCCTCTACAAAATGGTGGTCAAATTTTGTTAAGTAATGTAACAATAGGGGTTAGATATATTTTTGTAAACAAAAGTTCAGGCTAATAATCACACAGTCGCTCACAAAGGTTGACAAAAATAAGCAATCTGCTTGAGTAGACTTGAATTATCTGCTAAGGAATCCATTTCTTAGTTTAATTGTGCTGATCAGAAAACATCAAAATTAACTAGCATCGGCTGTGAAAGTATTTCGCACATTTGATACCCAATTACAGCGAAACCTGCTGATTTTATTTGCAGCAGGTTTATTTTTCTGGTCTAGTTTATCTTCTTTGTTGCCTACTTTGCCGCTTTATTTGCAAGATGTGGGTGCAAGCAAGCAACAAATCGGGATAGTCATGGGCAGTTTTGCTATTGGAATGTTATTGTTCCGCCCGTGGCTAGGGCAATTAGCAGACAAACGTAGTCGTAAACTTGTATTGCTGATTGGTATTTTAGTAGAAGCGATCGCTCCTATTGGTTACGAACTAGTCACATCCATTCCTCTATTAATGGTGTTGCGTGCTTTTCATGGCATCAGTATCGCTGCCTTTGCCACTGGCTACATGGCACTCATAGCAGACTTAGCACCTCCCAAGCATCGCGGTGAAATCATTGGCTATATGAGTCTGGTAAATCCGATTGGTTTAGCGATTGGGCCTGCTTTAGGCGGTTATATACAAGCTATGGTTGATTATACTGCTGTTTTTGTATTAGCTGCGGCATTGGGTGGATTGGGGGCATTATGTGTTGTGCCGATTGTGAATCCATCAGTTCAAACACAGCAAGCAGCCGAAATTCAAGATACTAATTTTTGGCGTATATTAATCAGTCCAAGAGTAAGAATACCAGCTTTAGTGATGTTAGTAGTTGGTTTGGCGGTTGGAACTTTGCATACCTTCGCGCCCCTATTCATCAAATCTACCCAAGTTGAGCTGAATGCTGGGTTGTTTTATACAGTTGCAGCAGTTTCAAGTTTTAGTAGCAGGGTATTTATTGGCCGTGCTAGCGATCGCTTCGGTCGAGGATTATTTGTCACCATTGGCTTGATTTTGTACTGTTTATCAATGGCACTGATGTGGCTAGCAAACAATAGCACTACTTTTTTAGTAGCTGCCTTGATTGAAGGTGCAGGAGGTGGTACGCTAATTCCCATGATTTCTACTATGATGGCAGACCGTTCATTTCCTCAAGAAAGAGGACGAGTTTTTGCTGTTTGCATAGCTGGATTTGATTTGGGGATAGCGATCGCTGGGCCTATTCTTGGTTCTTTTGCCGAACAAGTTGGTTACCGTCATATGTTCGGAATCACTGCTGGTTTAACTGCACTTGGCATTCTCATTTTTATTACTAAGTCCAGCAAAGACTTGGGTACCTCAGTACGCTTCGCCTTCGGTCGCACTCAAGATGCTTACGCCTTAAACAAAATCTAAAGGAAAAAATAGAGAGACGCAGAACTCTGCGTCTCTACAATTAACGGGCGAGGAGGGATTCGAACCCCCGACACCGTGGTCCGTAGCCACGTGCTCTAGTCCACTGAGCTACACGCCCCTATTGGTCACAAGAGTCTATATTAACATAACATTACCAAATGACACAAGAAAATTCTCACTTTCTATCAGCCAATCTCAGCCACTTAGATGGCGAGGGACAAGCTCAGATGGTGGATGTTTCTGAAAAAGTACCCACAGTCAGACAAGCTGTAGCTACTGCTAGAGTGCGGATGTTACCAGAAACTTTTGCAGCTATCCAAGCAGGCAATGCTCCCAAAGGCGATGTATTGGGAACGGCAAGACTAGCAGGAATCATGGCAGCTAAACAAACAGCTAATTTGATTCCCCTATGCCATCCCTTGCCACTGCAAAAAGTAGAAGTGCTTTTAACACCCGATGCCCAGCTACCTGGTTATCAAATTCAGGCTACAGTCAAAACCAAAGCCGAAACTGGTGTGGAAATGGAGGCTTTAACTGCTGTTTCTGTTGCTGCTCTTACCTTATACGATATGGCAAAAGCTTTAGAAAAGTCGATTCAAATAGAATCGATTCAATTAATAAGTAAAAGTGGCGGTAAATCAGGAGATTATTTACGTTGATAGTTGGTAGTTAGGAGGGGCAGGTTTAGAAGATAAATTATCAGTTTGAACGGCAAGATTATCAACAAAACCCACCCGTACAGTTAGTTAACCACTAACCACTATCCACTATCTACTATCCACTACCAGCCAGCACGAGAAATACATTGATTTATGCTGCTCTAGCTTCAGCTTATTCAATCTTGCCTACAGCTTCACTAACATCAGTTGGAGTTTGATACTCCTGATCAGGTATCTGCTGCAATACAGAGATAGCGTTTTCATCAGCACCTTGCTGTTGTGCGTGTTCAATCAACTGTTGTTTGTTAGCTGGATAATCAACACCTTTCAAGTGTTTTTGTAGTTGGATTGGATTTACTTTAGCCATTTTTACCTACCTCTAACCTTCCACATTTAGAAGTCATTTCCATATTTACAACCTCATAGTTTGTTGAACTCTATCAAATAGATTAGGTAGAAAGATTCAGTAGTTTTAATTATTGAAAATAAAGCTCATCCGTTCGGCTGATGAGGAGAATTTATGCCTTTGATAGGTTGAAGTTGAAGCAAGAGGTTTGTAAATCTTGCATTTGATAGATATCGGAGGGTAGAAATATGACACCATCACGTTGGGATCCCTTCCGAGAAATGGAACGTTGGGATCCTTTTCGAGAAATATCTGGCTTGCAACGCGAAATGAATCGCTTGTTTGATCGCATGATGACTACAAGCGGCGAGAGTGGTGAAATGGCTGGTTATGCTTTTATACCAGCAGCAGAAATGCATGATAATTCAGATAGTATAGAAATTCGGGTTGAACTTCCTGGTATGGAAGCAAAAGACTTAGATGTAAAAGTTACGGCCGAAGCTGTTTCTATCAGTGGAGAGCGTAGATCTGAAACTAGTGCTGAAGAAAAAGGAATGAGACGTTCGGAATTTCGTTATGGCAGACTCCAACGAATAATTCCTTTACCCGCTAGAATTCAAAACGATAAGGTGCAAGCAGAATTTAAGAATGGCGTTTTGTGCCTGACAATGCCTAAAGCTGAGGAAGAAAAAAATAAAGTTGTAACTGTTAACCTCGGCGGACAACAAACTCAGGCGATCGCTGGAGAATACGACAGGCAAACTCAGCAGCAATTACAATCCAACCAACAATCACAATCTGAGCAACAATTACAATCTCCAACCAGTTAATTTAATTAAATTTTGTAATTGCTGAAGTTTATACCTAGCTGTTACTTCTGGTGATTAAACTAGTAATAGCATCAGAAAAATTAAAAGCAGGATTGACAGAACAATCTCTACAAAAAAAATTGTGCTGTCAGTCCTATTTTTGCTTGCTCAAAATGATAGGAGTTGAGCATTATGGCAAAAGTAGTTGGAATTGATTTAGGAACAACAAACTCTTGTGTTGCTGTTATGGAAGGTGGACAACCCGTTGTCATTCCCAATGCCGAAGGACAACGCGTTACTCCTTCTGTTGTAGCTTATACGAAAACAGGCGACCGTTTGGTTGGTCAAATTGCCAGACGCCAAGCAGTCATGAACCCAGAAAACACTTTTTACTCTGTCAAGCGCTTTATCGGGCGCAAGTATGATGAAGTAACCAGAGAACTAACCGAAGTTTCCTACAAAGTTCTGCGCGACAGTGATGGTAACGTTAAGCTTGATTGTCCAGCTGCACGTAAACAATTTGCTCCGGAAGAAGTTTCTGCTCAAATACTGCGCAAGTTAGCAGATGATGCCAGTAAATATTTGGGAGAAAGAGTAACTCAAGCTGTTATTACCGTTCCTGCCTACTTCAACGACTCCCAACGCCAAGCTACCAAAGACGCTGGCAAAATAGCGGGTTTAGAAGTACTCCGGATTATCAACGAGCCGACTGCGGCAGCTTTAGCCTATGGTTTAGACAAAAAGACTAACGAAACCATTCTCGTTTTTGACCTTGGTGGTGGAACCTTCGACGTTTCCATTTTAGATGTAGGTGAAGGTGTTTTTGAAGTTAAAGCCACCAGTGGCGACACTCACTTGGGTGGTGATGACTTCGATAAAAAGATTGTAGATTGGATTGCTAACGAATTTCAGCACAACGAAGGTGTAGACTTGCGTAAAGACAGGCAAGCACTGCAACGACTTACCGAAGCAGCCGAAAAAGCCAAAATTGAACTTTCTAGTGCTACTCAAACTAATATTAACCTGCCATTCATCACCGCTACTCATGAAGGGCCAAAACACATTGACACAACTTTGACGCGGGCAAAGTTTGAAGAAATGTGTGCGGATTTGTTGGATCGCTGCCGCATCCCTGTGGAACAAGCTCTCGGTGATGCCAAAATGAGCAATGCAGATATCGATGAAGTTATATTAGTGGGTGGTTCTACCCGGATGCCTGCCGTCCAACAACTAGTGCGACGTATAACAGGTAAAGAGCCTCATCAAGGTGTTAACCCCGACGAAGTGGTAGCAGTAGGAGCAGCTATCCAAGCTGGTGTTTTGGCTGGGGTAGTCAAAGATATTCTTCTTCTAGATGTTACACCTTTGTCTTTGGGCGTGGAAACTCTCGGCGGTGTAATGACAAAAATTATTCCTCGCAACACTACCATCCCTGTCAAAAAATCAGAAATCTTCTCTACCGCAGCTGACGGGCAGACGAACGTAGAAGTTCACGTCTTGCAAGGTGAGCGAGAAATGGCAAGCTATAACAAGAGCTTAGGAAATTTCCGCTTGGATGGTATTCCCCCTGCTCCCAGAGGTGTACCGCAAATCGAAGTTACTTTTGATATCGATGCTAACGGTATTCTCTCTGTCACTGCCAAAGATAAGGCTACAGGGAAAGAACAATCAATTTCGATTACTGGCGCTTCTACGCTCGATAAGCAGGATGTAGAGCGCATGGTGCGGGATGCAGAAGTTCATGCCCAAGAAGATAAAAGACGCCGCGAACAAATTGACACCAAGAATAACGCTGACTCCTTAGCATATCAAGCCGAAAAGCAATTGCGAGACTTGGGTGATACAGTTCCTGCTGCTGACAAAAGCCGGGCAGAAGCAATGATTAAAGATTTGCGTGAAGCCATCAATCAAGAAAATTATGATCGGATGCGATCGCTAACTCAAGACTTGCAACAGGCAATGATGCAAATTGGTAGTGCTATTTATGCCCAAGCTGGTGGTGGTACAACCGAAACTGCTGATAGTAGTGGTAGTACTGGTACGCGTGGCGGCGGTGAAGATGTAATTGATGCCGATTTTGTGGGGTGAAAATCTGTTTAGGGTAGGTAAGCTGAAAAACATCTAGTTTGCATATTGACATGAGACTCAACTCTTGTGGGGTGGACATCTTGTCCGCCCATTTTATGTAAGTTAAATGTGGAACAGCTTATCTTACCTGCCCTCACATTACTAGCATTACCAAATTGATAATGCCATACTGACGACAGATTATTGTCAGCCATACTTTAATTAAACTAAAGTCAGGTTTTTCGATTCAGCAATGAAACAGCTATGCCAGCTGCAACCGACTTCAAGGACTATTACCAAATTCTAGGGGTGAGCAAAAATGCCACACCGGAGGAGATTAAGAAAGCCTACCGCAAGCTGGCACGTAAGTATCACCCCGATGTCAACCCTGGAAATAAAGAAGCGGAGGAACGCTTCAAAAAAATTAACGAAGCTAACGAAGTACTTTCCGATCCAGAAAAACGCCAAAAATACGATGCTTTTGGACAATATTGGCAGCAAGCGGCGGCAACTGGAGCAGCGCCGCACAGTCGGGGTACAAGAGTAGATGTTGGTGGCTTTGATTTCGATCAATACGGTAGTTTTGATGATTTTATCAACGATCTGCTCGGTCGTTTTGGTGGCGCGACAGGAGGTGGCAGAACTTACAGTTATCGCACTTATACAGGCGCTCAACCTGGGTTTGGCGATTTTTATGAAAATGTTGCCACTGAAGCACCTGCTCCGGATACAGAAGCAGCGATCGCTCTCAATTTTTCTGAAGCGTTTCACGGTACACAGAAGCGGCTGCAAATCGATGGCGAAACTGTTAATGTGCGCATTCCAGGTGGTGCTAAACCTAGAAGTCGCCTCCGCATCAAGGGTAAAGGACGTTCCAGTCCATTTTCTCAACAACGGGGAGATTTGTATTTAACAATTGAAGTTTTGCCCCATCCATTCTTTCGATTTGAAGGCGATAATATCACTTGTGAGATTCCCATTCGACCGGATGAAGCTGTTTTGGGAGCAGATATTAAAGTACCTACGCCCGATGGTAGCGTCACAATGAAAATTCCTGCGGGTGTACGTTCTGGGCAATCTTTGCGGTTACGGGGCAAAGGCTGGAAACAGCCCAAAGACGGGCGCAGTGATTTAATTGTCAAACTACAGATTGTATCTCCTAAAGATATGAGTCCGGTGGAACGTGAGTGCTATGAAAAAATTCGCGATAGTAGTACTTTTGATCCACGTGCAGCTCTACAAGAGGTGAAATTATGAATTCAGCTGGGCTATCACGGGTGGTTATCTCCGAAGAGGGCGATCGCCTTTACACATTTGAATATGCAGCTTTGGTTACACAAACATCAACTGCGCTGATCGAACGCTTCGCCACACTAGGATTGATTTCACCAACTAATTCCATGTTGCGATCGCGTGATATTACTCGTGTTAGTCAAATTTTGCGTTTGCGTCGAGATTTAGGACTCAATTTAGTGGGAGCTGCAATGGTATTAGATATGGCTGAAGAAATTGCCCAACTGCGGGCGCAATTGCAAGCTTACCGATCACACTCATCTTAAAACTTCCAAGTTAAAGTACTAATTCACTTCGGGTACATACTTTTTAAAGGGAATCATCATCTTAATATATCAACATTTAGTCATGGATGTATCTACACCGCACAAGAGAACAGACAATTTTCTTTCTTGATTTGCAGGTTCCAAAATAGACTTGACTGAGCGTCTTGAAGCTTGATTTCAGGATTTCCAAGTAAAACTATTTTTCATCACTATGAACAAAGTTTTGAAATAAGTATAGTAACGCACCAATAAATATAGTAAATTCAAACAATGCTTAAAAACTCTACAATTTGAGGTTTAGTTTATGAATCATTTCTAAGTGTAGATATGGCTAATATGCTGCTATATCATTGATGAATTGAAATTAGCCATTTCCCAGCATGCAGTTGATGATTTTAGTTCACACAAATACAAACCTCAAACCCTACCAAGATATATCTTCAAAATAAATGAACTACTATAGATTTCTTCGCCTGATGAGAATAAATGTAATCAAATAGAAAAAGGGATAGGCGATTAACCTATCCCAAGGCAATAGCCTTAGAAAACCTAGTTCTAGCTTAAGCTTTTATCCTATTACCATAATTAAATTCTCGGTAAAGATTAGGTGCCAGAAGTCCAAGAGTTCATGTACTCGATTTGCTCTGGCGTTAGGGAATCAACTTTAATTCCCATCGCCTGCAATTTCAAGCGGGCAATTTCTTGATCTACTTCTGTAGGAATCGCATGAATACCGGGTTCCAACTTACCCTTATTCTTGATTAGGTATTCACAACCAAGAGCTTGGTTGGCAAAGCTCATATCCATTACTGCACTGGGATGTCCTTCTGCGGCAGCAAGGTTAATCAGGCGCCCTTCACCAAGAACTACAACTGATTTACCATTTTTTAGGCGATATTCTTCAGTAAAAGGACGTACTGTTTTTACTTCCTTGGCTTTGGTACCTAGAGCAACAAGGTCGATTTCGATATCAAAGTGACCGGAATTGCAAACAATTGCACCGTCTTTCATCACGTCAAAGTGTTCGCCGCGAATTACGTGTTTATTACCTGTAACTGTGATAAATAAATCACCTAAAGGTGCAGCTTCTGCCATTGGTAGGACGCGGAAACCATCCATCACCGCTTCAATTGCCTTGATGGGGTCAATTTCGGTGACAATTACATTAGCGCCGAGTCCCCGTGCACGCAGGGCAGTACCTTTACCACACCAGCCATAACCGACAACAACAACGGTTTTACCAGCTAGTAGGATATTTGTAGCGCGGATAATCCCGTCGAGTGTAGATTGTCCTGTACCGTAGCGGTTGTCAAAGAAATGCTTGGTATCAGCGTCGTTGACGTTAATAGCCGGGAAGGTGAGAACACCATCTTTGAACATGGCACGTAGCCGAACAATTCCCGTGGTGGTTTCTTCTGTTGTACCGATAATGTCAGCGAGTTGCTGCTGACGTTCTTTAACTAGGGTGGCAACCACATCACAACCGTCATCAATAATAATGTTGGGACGGTGATCTAGAGCGATTTGGACGTGGCGGCTGTAAGTTTCATTATCTTCACCTTTGATAGCAAAGACAGGAATTTCGTAATCGGTGACGAGACAAGCGGCTACGTCATCTTGAGTGGAGAGGGGATTGCTGGCAATCAATACAGCGTCTGCGCCACCAGCTTTGAGAGCAATTGCTAAATTTGCTGTTTCTGTTGTGACATGACAGCAAGCAACAAGACGAACACCCGCAAAGGGTTTTTCTTGAGCAAAGCGATCGCGAATTTGCCGCAAAACAGGCATTTCGCGTCCAGCCCATTCAATGCGCTGTCTTCCCAAGGGAGCTAGGGCGAGGTCTTTAACCTCGTGCTTTAATCGGGGAGATGTTGCAGTCATCAAATAGTTCCTCAAAAAAGTAAAAAATTAGCGTAAATCCTTACGCACTCTACTAGATTATTCTAAGACTGGCAAACTCAGCTAAGATTTAAGCTTCTTTCTTAAAATTCATCTTTAAGGTAGAGGAAAAAACTCAGAATCTAAAATCCAGAATATTCTTTTGGGAACTGCCTTAGAACTGCAAGGTGCGCACTGTCCACAACTTCAAAATAAGGGTTTGAGGAAAGTTAGGCATTACCCACCCTACAGAAATTGCTTGATAATTTTGATGATTTAGAAAAATTTAATAACTTTTTCTAAAGTCAAGACCAACAGACACTCGACTTTGGACAGGTACAATTACTTAAATTGATTTGCCAGCATGGATTGAAATGAATTAGGAAAGATGGGGAAATGGGGAATGGACACGGAGATAAACAGATGCAGCGACGCGGAGAGTGGGGTAGTAGGAGATATAAAGAGAATCTTTTATTCTTTTTCACTGTATCCTGTCCCCTGTACCCTATTCCCTGTCCCCTATTCCCTGTCCCCTGTATTATAAAGAGCAAGGAGGTGTCCATTGCGCTCTAAATTTGTAGCGATCGCTTTTTCTTCGATGGTTATAACTATTGGAGTAATGCCAAAAGCTACAGCGCAGTTTCCTTTTTTCCCTAACCTGCAACCACCTACTTTAAGACCTGCTGATCCAGAAGGCAGAATAGTTACAGGATGGGTTTATTTGGATGGTAGGCGCTTGTTTCAGGTATCCGCACCAAGAACGAACTTTACAGAGCGTTTGGAGAGTATTCAGAGTAATTTGTACAGAGCAACCCAAAATTACTTGGATTCCCCTTCCCAAGAAGTCAATGTAGACATTGAACCAAACAACGGACTACCAATAATCACTGTCAATAAT contains:
- a CDS encoding zinc ribbon domain-containing protein, with product MDTATCPRCHQKVSPQAITCPYCRTQLKAYGHPGIPLHRAGKDEYLCESCTYHADDTCNFPQRPYAKECTLYQNIEQSKLDLQQIREAKSFNTSVKNWIRRNQTLVLLLALLLVCLLITLLNFS
- a CDS encoding DUF2795 domain-containing protein, yielding MAKVNPIQLQKHLKGVDYPANKQQLIEHAQQQGADENAISVLQQIPDQEYQTPTDVSEAVGKIE
- the nblS gene encoding two-component system sensor histidine kinase NblS — translated: MLAPLKTIREAIANWWSEFTLQTKLLAAVTLVVSLVMSGLTFWAVNTIQQDARLNDTRFGRDLGLLLAANVAPLIADHNLTEVAQFSQRFYSSTSSVRYMLYADETGKIYFGIPFWEPEVETSLTIERRIQLPDDYASDADKPMVRQHMSPDGVVTDVFVPLTVDKKYLGVLAIGINPNPAAVISTNFTRDVTIAVFISIWVMVILGGVINALTITKPIKELLLGVKQIAAGNFKQRIDLPFGGELKELIFSFNEMAERLERYEEQNIEELTAEKAKLETLVSTIADGAVLIDNNMQVILVNPTARRIFGWEGVEIVGENVLHHLPSAVQAEITRPLYQMAAGDCESAEFRIHLTQGIHRTIRILLTTVLDQQRENVKGIAITVQDITREVELNEAKSQFISNVSHELRTPLFNIKSFIETLHDYGEELSVDQRQEFLATVNHETDRLARLVNDVLDLSRLESGRRYNLDAVDLGQAIEQTLRTYQLNAKDKGIEIIQEVEPKLPLIVGHYDLLLQVLANLVGNALKFTKAGGKVAIRAYKLTPHSHKSDRPYRVRVEIADTGIGIAPEDQKAIFDRFFRVENRVHTLEGTGLGLSIVRNIIEDKHHSKVNLVSEVGVGTTFWFDLAVFEEETVVPEQPAVVETVTETHTIPAS
- a CDS encoding MFS transporter, with amino-acid sequence MKVFRTFDTQLQRNLLILFAAGLFFWSSLSSLLPTLPLYLQDVGASKQQIGIVMGSFAIGMLLFRPWLGQLADKRSRKLVLLIGILVEAIAPIGYELVTSIPLLMVLRAFHGISIAAFATGYMALIADLAPPKHRGEIIGYMSLVNPIGLAIGPALGGYIQAMVDYTAVFVLAAALGGLGALCVVPIVNPSVQTQQAAEIQDTNFWRILISPRVRIPALVMLVVGLAVGTLHTFAPLFIKSTQVELNAGLFYTVAAVSSFSSRVFIGRASDRFGRGLFVTIGLILYCLSMALMWLANNSTTFLVAALIEGAGGGTLIPMISTMMADRSFPQERGRVFAVCIAGFDLGIAIAGPILGSFAEQVGYRHMFGITAGLTALGILIFITKSSKDLGTSVRFAFGRTQDAYALNKI
- the purD gene encoding phosphoribosylamine--glycine ligase, whose protein sequence is MKVLVVGNGGREHALVWKLLQSKQIEQVMCVPGNGGTATMPSCRNLSLAADDFEGISQFAKQEEISMVVVGPEVPLAQGISDYLQNSGLVVFGPSKAGAQIEASKTWAKTLMQEAKIPTAHAVVFTQATAAKSYVKEHGAPIVVKADGLAAGKGVTVAQTVDEAIAAIEAIFRGQFGKAGNFVVIEECLSGQEVSVLALTDGLTIRALLPAQDHKRIGEGDTGENTGGMGAYAPAPLATPELMERVQKDVLEKAITALRNKNIDYRGVLYAGLMITPDGNFKVLEFNCRFGDPETQVILPLLETPLEELLLACVEQRLAAMPPIAWKSGAAATVVAASGGYPEVYENGMVITGIPEAVASGAIVFHAGTKLDRQQLVTNGGRVLNVTGTGETFEQALAQAYAGIERIHFEGIYYRRDIGHRVMTLRNS
- the moaC gene encoding cyclic pyranopterin monophosphate synthase MoaC; this translates as MTQENSHFLSANLSHLDGEGQAQMVDVSEKVPTVRQAVATARVRMLPETFAAIQAGNAPKGDVLGTARLAGIMAAKQTANLIPLCHPLPLQKVEVLLTPDAQLPGYQIQATVKTKAETGVEMEALTAVSVAALTLYDMAKALEKSIQIESIQLISKSGGKSGDYLR
- a CDS encoding Hsp20/alpha crystallin family protein, giving the protein MTPSRWDPFREMERWDPFREISGLQREMNRLFDRMMTTSGESGEMAGYAFIPAAEMHDNSDSIEIRVELPGMEAKDLDVKVTAEAVSISGERRSETSAEEKGMRRSEFRYGRLQRIIPLPARIQNDKVQAEFKNGVLCLTMPKAEEEKNKVVTVNLGGQQTQAIAGEYDRQTQQQLQSNQQSQSEQQLQSPTS